The following are encoded in a window of Bos indicus x Bos taurus breed Angus x Brahman F1 hybrid chromosome 4, Bos_hybrid_MaternalHap_v2.0, whole genome shotgun sequence genomic DNA:
- the LOC113891289 gene encoding endogenous retrovirus group K member 7 Gag polyprotein-like has protein sequence MGQGNSRQLFVHMLKTMLKGRGIHVNKLQLEKFLLFIEEVCPWFPEEGTVSLKTWKKVGKQLQTYYSLHGPNRVPVDAFSLWTLIRDCLDPEHEGHKIQTALRDSTGPEVTEPSAPSPEPLYAVPEGTAYKAGGNDDVLSSDEQKELNEQAAQNHREDMPWEMMVNMESPPGKGELKHSGLSEEQLENLIQKIVIAVKKDAQGDSHSSQPVPPAYPPSVLAGLDPPPPFVEPRELISIPASLPGENIKIKSEILLSPLQQAIKRANEEGEHIPGFSGIYPVFENDQQQRYYEPLPFKQLKELKMACAQYGPTAPFTQAIIEALGNQNLPPNDWKQVARACLSGGDYLLWKSEFAEQCGITADINRRQGLNTTYEMMVGEGEYRDTNSQLNYLPGAYPQISAAALQAWKKLPNSDKKTEDLSKIRQGPDEPYQDFVARLLETIGKMIGDEQAGMVLTKQLAYENANSACQAALRPYRKKGGLSDYIRICADIGPS, from the coding sequence ATGGGACAAGGCAATAGCCGCCAGTTATTTGtacatatgttgaaaactatgttaaaaggtaggggaattcatgtaaataagttacagctagaaaagtttttactttttattgaggaggtttgtccttggtttccagaggaaggaacagttagtctgaaaacttggaaaaaagtaggaaaacaattgCAGACATATTATTCCTTACATGGTCCCAATCGTGTTCCTGtggatgctttttctttgtggACTCTCATAAGAGACTGCCTGGATCCTGAACATGAGGGACATAAAATTCAAACGGCTCTCAGGGATTCCACAGGACCTGAAGTTACAGAGCCTTCTGCCCCATCACCTGAGCCGCTTTATGCTGTGCCTGAGGGAACAGCTTATAAGGCTGGAGGGAATGATGATGTGTTAAGCTCTGATGAACAGAAAGAGTTAAATGAACAAGCGGCTCAGAACCATAGAGAGGATATGCCTTGGGAGATGATGGTTAACATGGAATCCCCCCCGGGAAAAGGGGAATTAAAGCATTCAGGGCTTTCTGAAGAACagctggagaatttaattcagaagattGTCATAGCAGTAAAAAAGGATGCACAGGGAGactcccactccagccagcctgtGCCTCCAGCATATCCTCCCTCGGTTCTTGCTGGACTCGATCCACCTCCGCCTTTCGTAGAACCGCGAGAGCTTATATCTATCCCTGCTTCTTTGCCtggtgaaaacataaaaattaaaagtgagataTTATTATCTCCTCTTCAACAAGCAATTAAGCGAGCTAATGAAGAAGGAGAACATATTCCCGGGTTTTCAGGAATCTATCCAGTGTTTGAAAATGATCAACAGCAGAGGTATTATGAGCCGCTGCCCTTTAAGCAactgaaagagttaaaaatgGCTTGTGCACAATATGGCCCGACTGCGCCGTTTACTCAGGCAATTATAGAGGCTTTAGGAAATCAAAATCTGCCACCTAATGATTGGAAACAGGTTGCTCGAGCTTGTTTATCTGGAGGAGATTATTTACTATGGAAATCTGAGTTTGCTGAGCAATGTGGGATCACAGCCGATATCAACCGGCGACAGGGACTGAACACCACTTATGAAAtgatggtgggagagggagaatatCGAGACACTAATAGTCAACTTAATTATTTACCTGGAGCCTACCCTCAGATTAGTGCTGCGGCTCTACAAGCATGGAAAAAGCTTCCAAATTCTGATAAAAAGACTGAAGATTTATCTAAAATTCGCCAGGGGCCAGATGAGCCATATCAGGATTTTGTTGCCCGCCTGCTTGAGACAATTGGTAAAATGATAGGGGATGAGCAGGCGGGGATGGTGTTGACTAAACAGCTTGCTTATGAGAATGCCAATTCGGCTTGTCAAGCTGCCCTGAGACCTTACAGGAAAAAGGGAGGCTTATCTGACTATATACGGATTTGTGCTGATATCGGCCCTTCATAG